In Motilibacter aurantiacus, the sequence GGAGCCGTCCGCCGAGACGTCGATCCCGCTCACCGGTGCGGTCTCGAGGACGGTGCTGCGGGCGCCGGTGACGAGGTCGACCGCGAGGATCGTCCCGCTGTCGGGCTCGGGCTCGTCCTCGTCGTCCCACGACGGAGGCTCGCTGCGAACGTTCTCGACGGCGTACAGCGTCCGGCCGTCGGGCGCCAGGGCTGCCACCTCGACGTCCACGCCGGGCAGCGTCCAGACGCGCCCCGTGCCGGTGTCCGCCACGAAGACGCCCTGCTCGTTGGAGACCCCGAGCCGCGTGCCGTCCCGGCTGGCGAGGACCGCGCTGCCCGCGAGGACGTTGTCCAGCAGGCGCCGCGGCGCGGAGCCGTCGAGGCGCTGCGCCCAGAGCGCGCCGCCCTCGACGTAGGCCAGGTAGGCGTCGGCGGGCACCTGCAAGGCCGCCTCCGCCGGAGTGGGCGGGGCCAGGCCCACGGCAGCGGCGAGGACGGCGGCCGCGGCCACACCGGCGAGCGCCGGACGCGCCGGCATCGCCCGCGCCCTCACAGCTGCACCCCGCCGCTGTCGCCAGCCTCGTGCCGGGCGTCGGCGTCGCGCACGACCCGGTAGTAGGCGGGCTCGGCCGGGGGGACGCGGAACACGAAGCGGCCGGCCCGCACCGGGGCCGTGGCCACCGGCTCCCACCGGGCGGCCAGGGGCCGCCGGCCCCGGCGCTCGACCTCCGGGCTGACCTGGCGCTCCAGGCGCACCGTACCGCCGCTCGCGCCGTGCAGGGTGCCGCGCAGCACCCGGCGGGCACGCTCCTCCTCCGAGTCCGAGAGCCGCACCTGGTAGGCGACGGGAAGGGTGAGCTCGTCGCTCACCCGGCCCACGACGACCCGGAAGGTCGTGTAGCCCGCGGCCGCGACGCGGAAGCGGGCGCGGCCCGCCGTGACCGGGACGCTCGCCAGCCGGGCCCACCGGCCGGACTGCCAGCGGTAGAGCACGGCCGGCGGGAGCGTGCCCGGCTGCGTGACCTGGGCCCGGGCCTCCAGGAGCACGGGCTCGCCGGCCGGGTGCGGGCTCGGCGATGCGCCGACGCGGTCGTACGCGTTGCTCAGCTCGACGTCCTCGACGTGGCCGCGCAGGCGCAACGGGGCCGGGATCGGGCCGTAGGCGACCGCGAAGTCGCGGACGCCCGTCGGGACGAGCAGGTCGACCGGGCGCGAGCCGTCGGCCGGGGCGAAGGAGACCCGGGCCCGGCGTGCCTGCTCGTCGGCGGTGAGCGCGTAGGCGCCCTCGGGGCCGGCGTCGACCACCACCGAGTCGTAGCGCCCGGGGAAGAGGGGCCGACCGTCCACCGCGGAGGCGGCCGTCACGTGCGGCTCCTCGTCGGCCCCGCCCCCGACGAAGGCCACGACGCCGTCGCTCTCGTCCGGCGCGGCGCCCGCGTTCGGGTAGGCCGGGTACGGCGGGCCGCTGAGTGGGTCGGTGTAGTAGTCGTCGTCGCCGCGGGCCGTGGTGATCAGCAGCTCGTCCCCGGCGCCCCAGGCAACGGTCTGCACGTCGGCGTCGGGCGGGCCGACCCGGCTGTCCCGCCCGGTCACGAGGTCCACCACGTGGGCGGTCCCGCCGGGCCCGTAGCCGTATCCCCGGAGGACGGTGCCGCTGGCGTAGGCCAGCCGGCTCCCGTCGCTGCTGGGAGCGAGGTCCGTGACCGGCCACGGCGGGTCGGCGACCACCCGCAGGGCCCCCGTGCCGAGGTCCAGCGCGCGGACGATGCCGTCGCGGCCGAGGTTGCTGCTCTCGGCGAAGAAGAAGGTCAGCCCGTCCGGCGACAGCGCCGCCGCGTCGACGCGGCGGTCGAGCACCCGGCGCAGGGGGCGGGCACCGGTGCCCGTGCCGTAGAGCACCTCTCGGCCGGCCACGAGCACGAGCCGGGAGGCGTCCCGGCTGAGCAGCAGCCGGGGCACCGAGCCGGTGGGGTCGAGGTCGACGTTGTCGGCGAGCCGGCGAGGAGCGCCCCCGGCGAGGCGGGCCGCCCACACCGTGCCGTTCCAGTCGACCCAGGCCAGCAGCGCGTTTCGCGGCACCCCCCCGGCTGCCACCGCCGGAGCTGCCACCGCCGGCGCCGCGCCCGCCGGCAACGGCATCCCGCACACCACGGCAGCAGCCGCGAGACCGCCCA encodes:
- a CDS encoding WD40 repeat domain-containing protein, which gives rise to MPARAMRAAALGGLAAAAVVCGMPLPAGAAPAVAAPAVAAGGVPRNALLAWVDWNGTVWAARLAGGAPRRLADNVDLDPTGSVPRLLLSRDASRLVLVAGREVLYGTGTGARPLRRVLDRRVDAAALSPDGLTFFFAESSNLGRDGIVRALDLGTGALRVVADPPWPVTDLAPSSDGSRLAYASGTVLRGYGYGPGGTAHVVDLVTGRDSRVGPPDADVQTVAWGAGDELLITTARGDDDYYTDPLSGPPYPAYPNAGAAPDESDGVVAFVGGGADEEPHVTAASAVDGRPLFPGRYDSVVVDAGPEGAYALTADEQARRARVSFAPADGSRPVDLLVPTGVRDFAVAYGPIPAPLRLRGHVEDVELSNAYDRVGASPSPHPAGEPVLLEARAQVTQPGTLPPAVLYRWQSGRWARLASVPVTAGRARFRVAAAGYTTFRVVVGRVSDELTLPVAYQVRLSDSEEERARRVLRGTLHGASGGTVRLERQVSPEVERRGRRPLAARWEPVATAPVRAGRFVFRVPPAEPAYYRVVRDADARHEAGDSGGVQL